In the Anastrepha obliqua isolate idAnaObli1 chromosome 1, idAnaObli1_1.0, whole genome shotgun sequence genome, one interval contains:
- the LOC129253207 gene encoding uncharacterized protein LOC129253207: protein MASSTPSASCSAEDFEEFCASNESLIHKPASDKVDTNLRKTKNKGQSDIFKKKRVKHVLDPTKTHASVEKSGSQSDGNESEEMMECEVVKSSKDSVKMQTISNAETGTVEKNATTKKIQNTNKSDSSVYYPSNFIGKPFVLVDTSECDLFKNIKIRNGMSLYQHIRHLKIQGIDIIEAVGVTLYKVFFCNPKSANNFVTNNDILKMKLKPFIPRTAFETYGVIRGVALYLSNEEILRDIKSASKVNFVQRFLRRDPEDSSKFLPTFSVKLGFLGNSLPKDVKLEYTNFQVEHYYPSVRQCYNCGRLGHTQKGCKSSKRCLLCGSTEVCIPPCKITQCILCKGNDHKYSDREKCPVWKKENEINKLKTVKKLSRKEVLNTFFPRSNNRFDVLDVEDTDFPVLVENDNMIDSNEVINRSLTKKKYSSVVKKGAIPKQSSVKPDKVLNKNTKPRVVPVFERQDYQITSQLEKVLWELVKIAKATCVRLNDTETLAQVTKLRGMRDQILANRDVALSKCGSASVDSLDEMSAI, encoded by the coding sequence ATGGCGTCCTCAACGCCTTCGGCATCGTGCTCAGCAGAGGATTTTGAGGAATTTTGCGCTAGCAATGAATCTCTGATCCATAAACCTGCTAGTGATAAAGTAGATACAAATCTGCGAAAGACTAAAAATAAAGGTCAAAGcgatatatttaagaaaaaaagagtgAAACATGTTCTTGATCCGACCAAGACACATGCTTCGGTTGAGAAGAGTGGATCTCAGTCAGATGGAAATGAGAGTGAGGAGATGATGGAGTGTGAGGTTGTAAAATCTTCGAAAGACTCCGTAAAAATGCAAACTATTTCTAATGCTGAAACTGGTACAGTTGAGAAAAATGCAACTaccaaaaaaatccaaaatacaaacaaatctgaTAGCTCCGTTTACTATCCATCAAATTTTATAGGCAAACCTTTTGTATTGGTAGACACCTCAGAGTGTgacctattcaaaaatatcaaaattagaaatggCATGAGCCTATATCAGCATATCCGTCACTTAAAAATACAGGGTATTGATATAATTGAAGCAGTTGGTGTCACCTTATATAAGGTATTCTTCTGCAATCCCAAATCGGCAAATAATTTCGTCACCAACAATGACATTCTAAAAATGAAACTTAAGCCGTTCATTCCCAGAACGGCCTTTGAAACATATGGCGTAATTCGAGGAGTTGCGCTTTACCTTTCAAATGAAGAAATTCTGAGAGATATAAAGTCCGCTAGCAAGGTAAACTTCGTACAACGTTTCCTTAGACGTGATCCGGAGGATTCAAGCAAATTTCTCCCAACCTTCTCAGTTAAGCTGGGATTTTTGGGCAACAGCCTACCTAAGGATGTGAAGCTTgagtatacaaattttcaagtaGAACATTACTATCCATCTGTTAGACAATGCTACAACTGTGGAAGATTAGGACACACACAAAAAGGCTGTAAAAGTAGTAAACGCTGCTTGCTCTGTGGAAGTACGGAAGTTTGTATACCGCCCTGCAAAATAACTCAATGCATTCTATGCAAAGGTAACGACCATAAATATTCAGATAGGGAGAAGTGTCCAGTATGGAAGAAGgagaatgaaattaataaattgaaaacagtAAAAAAGTTATCGCGTAAAGAAGTGCTAAATACTTTCTTTCCGAGAAGCAACAACCGCTTCGATGTCTTAGATGTTGAAGATACGGATTTTCCGGTACTGGTTGAGAACGACAACATGATCGACTCTAATGAAGTCATAAATCGTTCCttgacaaaaaagaaatatagcTCAGTTGTCAAGAAGGGTGCAATTCCCAAACAATCTTCTGTCAAGCCTGATAAAGTCTTGAACAAAAATACTAAGCCTCGTGTGGTTCCAGTCTTTGAAAGACAAGACTATCAAATTACTTCCCAGCTAGAAAAGGTGTTATGGGAGCTAGTGAAGATAGCTAAAGCTACTTGTGTAAGACTAAATGATACTGAGACCCTTGCCCAGGTCACCAAACTGAGAGGTATGAGGGATCAGATTTTGGCTAATCGAGACGTAGCACTTTCTAAGTGCGGTTCGGCATCAGTAGATTCATTAGATGAAATGTCTGCAATATAA
- the LOC129235470 gene encoding pickpocket protein 28 produces MNNMNLSCNKMDSDFKGKRNNLIRNTPQRKTLVKGIKEMFFEYCSNTSIHGIQYFGQHRPWMENIFWLCVFLASIYCCSNLILSVYIKWNETPVIVSFSEKSTPVWSIPFPAITICSETKRVLKTEGVTYAQFTKDLQNHIKMRRRFEPKNISDIELEEFRTLLHICNTQLIERGTRILSTDLIDYFSVLNKMTPEFSRYFFYCKWFSHFGECDELFTRTYTEEGICYTFNGLNATDIYRENTVQYQRMGFQNFSKHNIILKRPLKWSLQDGYTPDSGIKSYPARVLGAGARAGLFIALQSFRQEVDYVCRGPIQGFKVSLHSPDDVPLVSNQFVRIPMSKEVLIAVKPNMITTSSGIADYPPQRRQCFLKNERTLKFFKVYTQNNCALECLTNLTLAKCGCVKFSMPRTLDMPVCGENKIFCYDKAEDILLLREFRQGLKESRLEYLGTTECNCLPACTSLIYNTEISQGNFDLDEMLKAANDTSFYEEFPGSQMSRLSIYFKERQFITSKRSELYGRTDFLANCGGIFGLFMGFSMLSLVELFYHISLRLWNNLHRLAGPQTPIL; encoded by the exons atgaacaatATGAACTTAAGTTGTAATAAAATGGACTCTGATTTcaaaggaaaaagaaacaatttgaTCAGAAATACGCCACAACGAAAAACATTGGTAAAAGGTATTAAAGAAATGTTCTTCGAATACTGTTCCAATACATCAATTCATGGCATCCAATACTTTGGACAACACCGCCCATGgatggaaaatatattttggttATGTGTGTTCTTGGCTTCAATATACTGTTGTTCCAATCTAATACTCAGCGTTtatataaaatggaatgaaaCTCCTGTGATCGTGAGTTTTTCTGAGAAATCCACACCTGTCTGGAGCATACCGTTTCCAGCAATTACTATTTGCTCGGAAACCAAGAGAGTCCTTAAAACAGAAG gtGTAACTTATGCCCAATTCACCAAAGATTTACAAAATCATATAAAGATGCGACGGCGCTTTGAACCGAAAAACATTAGTGATATAGAGTTGGAAGAATTCCGTACGCTTCTGCATATATGCAATACTCAACTTATTGAACGTGGTACCCGGATTCTCTCTACTGATCTGATAGATTACTTCAGCGTATTGAATAAAATGACACCGGAGTTTAGTCGATATTTCTTCTATTGCAAATGGTTTAGTCACTTTGGTGAATGTGATGAACTTTTCACACGCACTTACACCGAAGAAGGTATTTGCTACACTTTTAATGGCCTCAACGCCACTGATATTTATCGTGAAAACACTGTCCAATATCAGCGTATGGGATTCCAAAACTTTTCCAAgcataatataatattgaaACGACCTCTTAAGTGGTCATTGCAAGATGGTTATACGCCTGACAGTGGTATTAAATCGTATCCGGCACGTGTTTTGGGTGCGGGAGCTCGAGCAGGGCTGTTTATTGCACTACAAAGTTTTCGTCAAGAAGTCGATTATGTATGCCGGGGCCCAATACAGGGTTTCAAAGTATCGCTGCATTCACCCGATGATGTGCCGTTGGTTTCAAATCAGTTTGTACGCATTCCTATGAGCAAGGAAGTGCTTATAGCTGTTAAACCAAACATGATCACCACGTCATCAGGCATTGCAGATTACCCACCACAAAGACGCCAAtgctttttgaaaaatgaaaggACACTAAAATTCTTTAAAGTGTATACCCAAAATAATTGCGCGCTCGAATGCTTAACAAATTTAACATTAGCTAAATGTGGGTGTGTCAAGTTTTCCATGCCACGTACGTTGGACATGCCTGTATGTGGCGAAAATAAGATATTTTGTTACGATAAAGCGGAAGACATTCTACTACTAAGAGAATTTCGTCAAGGCCTTAAAGAATCACGGCTTGAATATTTGGGCACCACGGAATGTAATTGTCTGCCGGCCTGCACCTCGCTTATTTACAATACCGAGATATCGCAAGGTAATTTTGATTTGGATGAGATGTTAAAGGCAGCTAATGATACTTCCTTCTATGAGGAGTTCCCTGGGTCACAGATGTCACGACTATCAATATATTTCAAGGAACGTCAGTTTATAACGTCTAAGAGATCCGAGCTGTATGGCAGAACAGACTTTTTAGCAAATTGTGGTGGAATTTTTGGTCTGTTCATGGGTTTCTCTATGCTAAGTTTGGTTGAACTGTTTTACCATATTTCCCTACGTTTATGGAATAATCTGCATCGTTTGGCAGGGCCACAAACACCAATACTGTAA